TGGAGTCGTTGGCGGTTGTAAAAGATTTCTATGAAGGCAAAAATCTCTTGCTCAGCCTCCGGGCGCGTGTGGAACACGCGCCCGGCTATCAATTCACGTTTCAAGGTCGCGAAAAAGCTTTCGACAACGGCATTGTCGTAGCAGTCACCCTTGCTACTCATGCTGCACAGCATCCCTAACGACCATAAACGACGCTGATAAGCATGGCTTGCGAATTGACTACCGCGATCCGAATGATGGATCAAACCGCCGGGAGGTGAACGGCGCTGTGCTGCCATATTGAGTGCGGCCAGCGGCAGATCGGTGGTCATTCGATTCCCCATGGCCCAGCCAACGACCATACGGGAATGAAAATCCAGCACCACCGACAGGTACAACCAGCCTTCCGTGGTGGGAATGTAGGTCAGATCAGCGCCCCACACGGTATTCGGCTCAGCCACCTTGAATTCACGGTTCACAAGATTTTGTGCGACTGGTAAGGCATGATTGGATTGGGTGGTCTTCTTGTACTTCCTTCGTCCTTTCCCGCGCAACCCCGCCACACGCATCAGTCGTGCGACTCGACGCTTTGAGGCATGAATACCTTTGATTCGCAGTGCTGCATGTACTCTGAGCGCACCATACCGGCCTTTACTGTGCTGATGGATTTCGTGGATCTCGACCAGCATCTGCTGGTCGTTCAATTTTCGTTTCGGCGGCCTGGTTTTCCACGAGTAGTAGCCACTTTCCGATACCTGTAACACCCGACACAGGGCGCGGACAGGAAATGCAGGGCTTTGCTCCTGGATGAAAGCGAACTTCACTTGCTGTGTTTCGCGAACCAAACCGCCGCAGACTTTAAAATATCCCGTTCCTGACGTAGCAACTCGTTCTCTTTGCGAAGTCGTTTCAGTTCTTCCTGTTCAGGGGTCAGGCGAGCTTTTCCTTTGCCTGGAAAGGCCAGTTCACCGTGGTCTCGCGCCATACGAATCCAGTTACTCAGGGTCGAACGGCCAATTCCGAGATCGCGGGCGATCTCGTCCACGCTGTGATCTGGCTGCGTGGCGAGCCCAGTGGCCTGGCGTTTGAAGTCAGCGCTGTAGGTTTTGCGTGTTCTCATGTGACACCTCAGTGTGATGGACGCAGTCCTTAACTGCGTCTACGCACAAAGGGGTCAACCCCAGCTCCAGAATCCATCCATCAGTGGATTCTCACTCGGTGACACTTCTTGACAGTAGGTGTCGCTCCCTCTATCTTGGGTACAACTCGTACCCAGGTGCCTCGCAAGAGAAGAGTCCTGGGTCTTTTTTATGCCTCTATACCACAAGCCACCCCTGACTCTGAGCGCGCAGGTGACCCACCTGGCGCGCAAAGGCATGATCGTGCCGGACGCTTCAGCAGCAGAGAACTGGTTGGCGCGGGTAGGGCTGTACCGTTTCAAGGGGTATGCCCATCACTTCAAGACCGGTGGTGTCTATACGGGTGTGCGCTTCGAGGACGTTCGCCTGATCATGCTGCTAGACGATGAACTCAAAGTTCATATCCTGCGGGGTCTACAGATCATTGAAGTGGCTGTGCGCGTCCAAATCAATGAACATCTGACCCATCATTATCACGAACATTGGTATGCCGATGAGCGGGTACTGCCAAGGAAACGGCGTCTGGCAGGACGAAATATAACTATGTTGACCAACGCCCACGAGCTGAGTGGGCGAGTCTACAGCGAGTTTATGAAGAGCACCGAGGATGCCCCCAGTCATTACCGACGGGCCTATGATGCCTGGTTGCTTCCGCCGGGTTGGATGGTGACCGAAATCATGTCCTTCGGGAATTGGTCGCGGATCTACGCTTCACTGCCACCAGCAGATCAGGCGGCCATCGCAGCCACCTTCAACATTCACCCGGATACCTTGAAAGGCTGGCTCCGCGACCTGACGGTACTGCGGAACATGTGTGCACATCAGGCAAGGGTGTGGAACAGGGTGCTTTCCCCTGCTGAGCTTTACGAGCCTGACCCCATACGTCGTCCGCTGGCAGCCTCCAGCTACCGTATACACCGGCCCGAGACCTCGCTGGCCCCACGGCTTTATTCCATGCATCACCTGCTCACCCAGCTTGGTGAATGGCAATGGACGTCGGGGGCGCGACTCGTGAATCGCTTTAGAGGTTTCGGGCCGGAACACACAGGCTTCAAGGAAGGCTGGGAAAGCCAGGTGGAGTGGCTGTGAGCAGAACAAGATGTCGCGCTGTATCAAGGTGCCAGTAGCTTTTTCAGCTTTGCC
This portion of the Deinococcus fonticola genome encodes:
- a CDS encoding IS3 family transposase (programmed frameshift), whose translation is MRTRKTYSADFKRQATGLATQPDHSVDEIARDLGIGRSTLSNWIRMARDHGELAFPGKGKARLTPEQEELKRLRKENELLRQERDILKSGGGLVRETQQVKFAFIQEQSPAFPVRALCRVLQVSESGYYSWKTRPPKRKLNDQQMLVEIHEIHQHSKGRYGALRVHAALRIKGIHASKRRVARLMRVAGLRGKGRRKYKKTTQSNHALPVAQNLVNREFKVAEPNTVWGADLTYIPTTEGWLYLSVVLDFHSRMVVGWAMGNRMTTDLPLAALNMAAQRRSPPGGLIHHSDRGSQFASHAYQRRLWSLGMLCSMSSKGDCYDNAVVESFFATLKRELIAGRVFHTRPEAEQEIFAFIEIFYNRQRLHSTLGYLSPQQFENRQLAKEGRVA
- a CDS encoding Abi family protein, with protein sequence MTHLARKGMIVPDASAAENWLARVGLYRFKGYAHHFKTGGVYTGVRFEDVRLIMLLDDELKVHILRGLQIIEVAVRVQINEHLTHHYHEHWYADERVLPRKRRLAGRNITMLTNAHELSGRVYSEFMKSTEDAPSHYRRAYDAWLLPPGWMVTEIMSFGNWSRIYASLPPADQAAIAATFNIHPDTLKGWLRDLTVLRNMCAHQARVWNRVLSPAELYEPDPIRRPLAASSYRIHRPETSLAPRLYSMHHLLTQLGEWQWTSGARLVNRFRGFGPEHTGFKEGWESQVEWL